The following proteins are encoded in a genomic region of Cryptomeria japonica chromosome 11, Sugi_1.0, whole genome shotgun sequence:
- the LOC131068355 gene encoding organic cation/carnitine transporter 4, with protein MEEEQILDLKGLKVALLEPNGEEQIKLTIDEMLQKWTGEFGCWQMRHFVLTSLAWTLEALHTMVMIFADRQPPWQCKDSVGSSCSPASSVCSMADAFWEWVQGPGVSTVSEWGLICGDKYKVGVVQSAFFLGCLAGAGIFGHLSDSSLGRKGCLTMVCAANAVLGILTAMSANYWVYLSLRLLTGICTGGVGLCAFVLATEPVGPSKRGPVGMSVFYLFSMGVAVLPAISYWCTTWRLLYIFTSIPSALFCLCVLPFISESPRWYLVRGRLEDAMIVMRSIAQANGNTIPQGISLKLDQEEEENQTQDSTLHDPQGIFLKLDQEEENQTQDSTLHEVSGNLLDVLSSPMTRSRIIIMVFIWFACAIVYYGLSLNVVNLSSNLYLSVFLNGIAEMPAFALTALFLNKLGRRVMLVSTMLLSGFFASVGSVISAVLHNPNVDTSLVGILTAGQLACGLVGIFGMAGTYNLLYIYTSELFPTVVRNAALGFTSQAGHIGALIAPLVVVMASIYPWLPLAIIGMAGMVGGILGFVLPETMNRPMYETMAGMEYGEISSA; from the exons ATGGAGGAGGAGCAGATCCTGGATTTGAAGGGCTTGAAAGTTGCTCTGTTAGAGCCAAATGGGGAAGAGCAAATCAAGCTTACCATAGATGAGATGCTCCAGAAATGGACAGGGGAGTTCGGATGTTGGCAGATGAGACACTTTGTGCTGACCAGTCTGGCTTGGACTCTGGAGGCTCTGCACACAATGGTCATGATTTTTGCTGATCGTCAACCGCCTTGGCAATGCAAGGATTCTGTGGGCTCGAGTTGTAGTCCTGCAAGCTCTGTGTGCTCCATGGCAGATGCATTTTGGGAGTGGGTTCAAGGCCCCGGAGTTTCTACTGTCTCTGAGTGGGGGCTTATATGCGGTGACAAGTACAAGGTTGGAGTGGTGCAGTCTGCCTTCTTCCTCGGTTGTCTTGCTG GTGCGGGAATATTCGGGCACCTTTCCGATTCATCACTGGGCAGAAAGGGATGTTTGACCATGGTATGTGCAGCAAATGCCGTCTTGGGCATTCTGACGGCGATGTCGGCAAATTACTGGGTCTATTTGAGTCTGCGTCTGTTGACAGGCATTTGTACAGGTGGAGTGGGGCTGTGCGCTTTTGTATTGGCCACAGAACCAGTGGGTCCATCAAAGAGAGGTCCAGTGGGCATGTCAGTTTTCTACTTGTTTTCAATGGGCGTAGCAGTTCTACCAGCCATTTCATACTGGTGCACCACATGGAGGCTTCTCTACATCTTCACCTCCATTCCTTCGGCCCTCTTCTGTCTCTGCGTTTTGCCCTTCATCTCCGAATCCCCGCGCTGGTACCTTGTCAGAGGCAGGCTGGAGGACGCCATGATTGTCATGAGATCCATAGCACAAGCCAATGGAAACACAATCCCCCAAGGAATTTCTCTAAAACtagaccaagaagaagaagaaaaccagACCCAAGATTCGACCCTGCATGACCCCCAAGGAATTTTTCTGAAActagaccaagaagaagaaaaccaaACCCAAGATTCGACCCTGCATGAAGTTTCAGGAAACCTCCTCGATGTTCTGAGCTCACCCATGACAAGATCCCGAATCATCATAATGGTCTTCATCTGGTTCGCCTGTGCAATAGTTTACTATGGCCTGAGCTTAAATGTGGTAAATCTCAGCAGCAATTTGTACCTGAGTGTTTTCCTCAATGGAATAGCAGAAATGCCCGCCTTCGCTCTTACAGCACTGTTCCTAAACAAGCTGGGAAGAAGAGTAATGCTCGTTTCCACCATGTTGTTAAGTGGGTTTTTTGCTTCGGTTGGAAGCGTGATCTCGGCAGTTTTACACAATCCCAATGTTGATACTTCATTGGTGGGGATTTTAACAGCCGGACAACTGGCCTGTGGTTTGGTGGGAATATTTGGAATGGCGGGTACATATAATTTGTTGTACATATACACTTCTGAGCTGTTTCCAACGGTGGTGAGGAACGCAGCTTTAGGGTTCACAAGCCAAGCGGGGCATATTGGGGCTCTGATTGCTCCGCTGGTGGTTGTAATGGCAAGCATCTATCCTTGGCTGCCTTTGGCCATCATTGGGATGGCGGGTATGGTGGGAGGAATTCTGGGTTTTGTTCTGCCAGAGACCATGAATCGCCCCATGTATGAAACAATGGCGGGCATGGAATACGGAGAAATTTCCAGTGCATAG